CGGTCCGATATTTCGGGACTGGCTTTCGGCTTCCTGCCAGCAGCTCTGTTCACGCTTTAATAAATTCAGACGATTGGATCGATGGAATCACGAACAACGGACTGGGACATTGTCATCGTAGGCGCCGGCATCATCGGGTGCTCCATCGCCTGGCACCTGCGAGAGAGCTCTTTGCGTATCCTCCTCGTCGAACGATCTGAACCGGGTGGCCTGGCAACCAACGCAGCGGCGGGAATCCTTGGCCCGCTGAATGAAACGTCCTCCCCGGGTCCACTTCTGGATCTGATGCAGGAAAGCCTTGCCATGTATCCGTCATTTGTGGAGGAAGTCCAAAGGTTTTCGGGACTCTCTGCGGATCTTGTCCCTTCCGGGATCCTCTCTGTCGCAACATCGCAAGAAGAAATGAAACAGTTGACGTCCAGATGGGAATGGCAAAAATCGCGAGGGAAAGATCTCACTTTCCTGCAGGCTGATCAGGTTCGCAAGGAATTTCCCGAACTGTCCAAAGACATTCTGGGAGCCATCCACTATCCGCACGAATCCCATGTTTTCGCCCCGAGGCTTCTGAAAGGTCTTCTCGGTGGCCTGGGAAAAACATCGGTTTCTTTTCGCCCTGGCACTTCGATCCGGAAAATCCGTCCCGAGGCGAAGCATGAAATGACAGCAGAAACATCGCACGGTGACCGGATCCGATCGCGTCAGATCGTCCTGACTCCCGGAGCCTACCTGAATGAAATGGAAATTCCGGATCCCGTCCCGCCCATCATCCCGGCAAACGGGCAAATCCTTTCCGTGCGCATACCTGATTTCTCCTTAAGGAAAGTTGTTTTCTACCCTGAAAAAGGCTATTTCGTTCCCAAGCTTG
The Leptospirillum ferriphilum genome window above contains:
- the thiO gene encoding glycine oxidase ThiO translates to MESRTTDWDIVIVGAGIIGCSIAWHLRESSLRILLVERSEPGGLATNAAAGILGPLNETSSPGPLLDLMQESLAMYPSFVEEVQRFSGLSADLVPSGILSVATSQEEMKQLTSRWEWQKSRGKDLTFLQADQVRKEFPELSKDILGAIHYPHESHVFAPRLLKGLLGGLGKTSVSFRPGTSIRKIRPEAKHEMTAETSHGDRIRSRQIVLTPGAYLNEMEIPDPVPPIIPANGQILSVRIPDFSLRKVVFYPEKGYFVPKLDGTVVIGATEETVGFQTRVTPRGIMEFLSPLEHVCPRLLDAPLQMTWSGLRPKTPDCLPVLGSHPHYPNLVFATGHYRNGILLAPVTGKKIARLLLERNPKDNSLLPFSPDRFV